From the genome of Paraburkholderia aromaticivorans, one region includes:
- a CDS encoding acetyl-CoA C-acetyltransferase: MTDVVIVSAARTAVGKFGGSLAKIAAPELGATVIRAVLERAGLKPEQVSEVILGQVLTAGSGQNPARQSLIKAGLPNAVPAMTINVVCGSGLKAVMLAANAIIAGDADIVVAGGQENMSAAPHVLPGSRDGFRMGDAKLIDSMIVDGLWDVYNQYHMGVTAENVAKEYGITREQQDAFAALSQNKAEAAQKAGRFDDEIVPVEIPQRKGEPLRFATDEFVRHGVTAESLAGLKPAFSKEGSVTAANASGLNDGAAAVLVMSAKKAEALGLKPLARIKAYATSGLDPKVMGMGPVPASRRCLERAGWTPADLDLMEINEAFAAQACAVNQQMGWDTSKINVNGGAIAIGHPIGASGCRILVTLLHEMQKRDAKKGLASLCIGGGMGVALALERA, encoded by the coding sequence ATGACTGATGTTGTGATCGTATCGGCCGCCCGTACGGCAGTTGGCAAATTCGGTGGGTCGCTGGCGAAGATCGCCGCGCCCGAACTAGGCGCGACGGTGATTCGCGCGGTACTCGAGCGTGCCGGGCTGAAGCCCGAGCAGGTCAGCGAAGTGATCCTGGGTCAGGTGCTGACCGCAGGGTCGGGCCAGAATCCGGCGCGTCAGTCGCTGATCAAGGCGGGCTTGCCGAACGCCGTTCCCGCCATGACGATCAACGTGGTGTGCGGCTCGGGCCTGAAGGCCGTGATGCTGGCGGCCAACGCGATCATCGCCGGCGACGCGGATATCGTGGTGGCCGGCGGCCAGGAAAACATGAGCGCCGCGCCGCACGTGCTGCCGGGCTCGCGCGACGGTTTCCGCATGGGCGACGCCAAGCTGATCGATTCGATGATCGTCGACGGTCTGTGGGACGTCTACAACCAGTACCACATGGGCGTGACGGCGGAAAACGTCGCCAAGGAATACGGCATCACGCGCGAGCAGCAGGACGCATTCGCGGCGCTGTCGCAGAACAAGGCGGAAGCCGCGCAGAAAGCGGGCCGTTTCGACGACGAAATCGTGCCGGTCGAGATTCCGCAACGCAAGGGCGAACCGCTGCGTTTCGCCACCGACGAGTTCGTGCGCCATGGCGTGACGGCTGAATCGCTCGCGGGCCTGAAGCCGGCTTTCTCCAAGGAAGGTTCGGTGACCGCAGCCAATGCGTCGGGTCTGAACGACGGCGCGGCGGCGGTGCTGGTGATGTCGGCGAAGAAGGCGGAGGCGCTCGGCCTCAAGCCGCTCGCGCGCATCAAGGCTTACGCCACCTCGGGTCTGGACCCGAAGGTGATGGGCATGGGCCCCGTGCCGGCCTCGCGCCGCTGTCTCGAACGCGCGGGCTGGACGCCGGCCGATCTGGACCTGATGGAAATCAACGAAGCGTTTGCCGCGCAGGCGTGCGCAGTGAATCAGCAGATGGGCTGGGACACGTCGAAGATCAACGTGAACGGCGGCGCGATTGCGATCGGTCATCCGATCGGCGCGTCCGGCTGCCGGATTCTCGTCACGCTGCTGCACGAAATGCAGAAGCGCGATGCGAAGAAGGGTTTGGCGTCGCTGTGTATCGGCGGCGGCATGGGTGTGGCGCTGGCGCTTGAGCGCGCTTGA
- the phaC gene encoding class I poly(R)-hydroxyalkanoic acid synthase, with product MQQLFDAWMGAWRSLGTPPGSNGMPFPMPQMPLPMPFPMPQSGLPQMPSFPGMPDFSKLAAGAMPAMPSFAGLNIPSAAIPSERLQKLQADYSREAMELIQQATTSATKAPELKDRRFSSDAWSSAPAYAFTAAWYLLNARYLQEMVDALDAEPKVRERIRFAVQQWTAAASPSNFFALNPEAQKTLLDSKGESLRQGVMNLLGDLQRGKISQTDESGFVVGENLANTEGSVVFENDLMQVIQYKPRTATVRERPLLIVPPCINKFYILDLQPENSLVAHGLDSGHQVFLISWRNADQSIAHKTWDDYIGEGVLTAIETVSKISGREQINTLGFCVGGTMLATALAVAAARGEHPAASMTLLTAMLDFSDTGVLDVFVDEAHVQMREQTIGGKGGAAPGLMRGIEFANTFSFLRPNDLVWNYVVDNYLKGRTPVPFDLLYWNSDSTNLPGPMYVWYLRNTYLENRLREPGALTTCGEPIDLSKIDVPTFIYGSREDHIVPWQTAYASVPLLSGPLKFVLGASGHIAGVINPPAKKKRNFWMLEGDVKTLPENAEEWLDQATEVPGSWWPEWTTWLDQYGGKKVKPRASAGSAEFPVIEPAPGRYVRQRE from the coding sequence ATGCAGCAACTGTTCGACGCCTGGATGGGCGCCTGGCGTTCGCTCGGCACGCCTCCCGGCAGCAACGGCATGCCGTTCCCCATGCCTCAAATGCCGCTTCCCATGCCTTTCCCGATGCCGCAATCAGGGCTGCCGCAAATGCCGTCGTTTCCCGGCATGCCGGACTTCAGCAAACTCGCGGCCGGAGCGATGCCGGCCATGCCGTCTTTCGCCGGCCTGAACATACCGAGCGCGGCCATTCCCTCCGAGCGACTGCAGAAGCTGCAGGCTGACTATTCGCGCGAGGCGATGGAGTTGATCCAGCAGGCCACCACGTCCGCAACCAAAGCGCCCGAACTCAAGGATCGCCGTTTCAGTTCCGACGCATGGAGTTCGGCGCCGGCTTATGCATTCACGGCCGCCTGGTATCTGCTGAACGCGCGCTATCTGCAGGAAATGGTCGACGCGCTCGACGCGGAACCCAAGGTGCGCGAGCGCATCCGTTTCGCTGTCCAGCAGTGGACCGCTGCGGCTTCGCCGAGCAACTTCTTCGCATTGAATCCGGAAGCGCAAAAGACCTTGCTGGACAGCAAGGGCGAGAGCTTGCGCCAGGGCGTGATGAACCTGCTCGGCGACTTGCAGCGCGGCAAAATTTCGCAGACCGACGAATCGGGCTTCGTGGTAGGTGAGAACCTCGCGAACACCGAGGGCTCAGTGGTGTTCGAAAACGACCTGATGCAGGTGATCCAGTACAAGCCGCGCACGGCGACCGTGCGCGAGCGGCCGCTGCTGATCGTGCCGCCTTGCATCAACAAGTTCTACATTCTCGATCTGCAACCGGAGAATTCGCTGGTCGCTCACGGACTCGATTCGGGGCACCAGGTGTTCCTGATTTCGTGGCGCAACGCGGATCAATCCATTGCGCATAAAACGTGGGACGACTACATCGGCGAAGGCGTGCTCACCGCGATTGAGACGGTGAGTAAGATCAGCGGCCGGGAGCAGATCAATACGCTCGGCTTCTGCGTGGGCGGCACGATGCTCGCCACGGCGCTGGCGGTGGCCGCGGCGCGCGGCGAACATCCGGCCGCGTCCATGACGCTGCTCACCGCCATGCTCGATTTTTCGGACACGGGCGTGCTCGACGTGTTCGTCGACGAGGCACATGTGCAGATGCGCGAGCAGACCATTGGCGGCAAGGGTGGTGCGGCGCCCGGTCTGATGCGCGGTATCGAGTTCGCCAACACCTTCTCGTTCCTGCGACCGAACGATCTGGTGTGGAACTACGTCGTCGACAATTACCTCAAAGGGCGCACGCCGGTGCCGTTCGACCTGCTCTACTGGAACAGTGATTCGACGAACCTGCCGGGCCCGATGTATGTCTGGTATCTGCGCAACACGTACCTTGAAAACCGTCTGCGCGAGCCGGGTGCGTTGACCACCTGCGGCGAGCCGATCGATCTGTCGAAGATCGACGTGCCCACCTTCATCTACGGTTCTCGCGAAGACCATATCGTGCCGTGGCAAACCGCGTACGCGTCGGTGCCGCTGCTCAGCGGGCCGTTGAAGTTCGTGCTCGGCGCGTCGGGCCATATCGCGGGCGTGATCAATCCGCCCGCGAAGAAGAAACGCAATTTCTGGATGCTGGAAGGCGACGTCAAAACGCTGCCGGAGAATGCCGAGGAATGGCTCGATCAGGCGACCGAAGTGCCTGGCAGCTGGTGGCCCGAATGGACCACGTGGCTCGATCAGTACGGCGGCAAGAAGGTGAAGCCGCGGGCCTCTGCAGGCTCGGCGGAATTCCCGGTGATCGAGCCGGCGCCCGGACGTTATGTACGGCAACGGGAGTAG
- the pgeF gene encoding peptidoglycan editing factor PgeF produces the protein MSVPELSFADVVQPAWNVSPRVRALVTTRNGGVSDAPFGRWHDGEDLPGGLNLGMKSGDDPAAVATNRERLLKLAGVSEAAWLEQIHGAGIVRAEEVLAQARAGGVPTRADASVTDRPGTVCVVMVADCMPVLLCDEAGRAVGAAHAGWRGLAAGIVEQTAQRVAELAQVKASALHAYLGPSIGPGAFEVGPDVRDAFMNGVGSAQRDATANAFVEHPHNPGKYLADLPALARLRLQRLGVTRITGGDLCTVTQRDRFYSYRRDRETGRMAALIWLDDRAQSIAD, from the coding sequence ATGAGTGTGCCCGAGCTGAGTTTTGCCGATGTCGTGCAACCCGCATGGAACGTGTCGCCGCGCGTGCGCGCGCTCGTCACCACGCGTAACGGCGGCGTGAGCGACGCACCGTTCGGCCGCTGGCACGATGGCGAGGACTTGCCCGGCGGCCTGAATCTGGGCATGAAATCCGGCGACGATCCGGCCGCGGTCGCCACCAACCGTGAGCGTCTGTTGAAGCTGGCCGGCGTGAGCGAGGCCGCATGGCTCGAACAGATTCACGGCGCCGGCATCGTGCGTGCGGAAGAGGTGCTCGCGCAGGCGCGCGCGGGCGGCGTCCCGACGCGCGCCGATGCGAGCGTTACCGATCGTCCCGGCACCGTGTGCGTCGTGATGGTGGCCGATTGCATGCCGGTGCTGCTGTGCGACGAAGCGGGCCGCGCGGTCGGCGCGGCGCATGCGGGATGGCGCGGGCTGGCCGCGGGCATCGTCGAACAGACGGCGCAGCGTGTCGCCGAGCTCGCGCAGGTGAAGGCGAGCGCGTTGCATGCGTATCTCGGTCCGTCGATCGGTCCCGGCGCCTTCGAAGTCGGCCCGGATGTGCGTGACGCCTTCATGAACGGCGTCGGCAGCGCGCAACGCGATGCCACGGCAAACGCATTTGTCGAGCATCCGCACAACCCGGGCAAATATCTCGCGGATCTCCCGGCGCTCGCGCGTTTGCGTCTGCAGCGCCTCGGCGTGACACGGATCACCGGCGGCGATCTTTGCACGGTCACGCAGCGCGATCGTTTCTACTCCTATCGCCGCGATCGCGAGACCGGCCGCATGGCCGCGCTCATCTGGCTGGACGATCGGGCGCAGTCGATCGCGGACTGA
- a CDS encoding RluA family pseudouridine synthase: MTRSNTPGAATGAGNSNKDYSVSADPSDALGVDSLDDDLGGDSLRAAALSGLVPTVANRVADETPRSVAVPDELAGERLDKVLARVFPEFSRNRLQSWIEAERVRIDGKPAKIRQPVPLGATIELVPDLLPEQLAFTPEPVPLEIVYEDDTLVVINKPAGMVVHPAAGNWSGTLLNGLLYRYGDAAAGLPRAGIVHRLDKETSGLMVVARTLEAQTDLVRQLQARTVKRRYLALVWGNMPEEGTIDAPIGRDPRERTRMAVVTSASGKPARTHFRRVDSAIWERQPVTAIHCDLETGRTHQIRVHCAHIGHPLLGDPVYGRARGKRSVTPLPGGFARQALHAWRLGLIHPQTGRTMQWRADVPEDMQALSAALGLGRDDAGEFDETYYEEDDYDAMLDAHADDSALDHDDADQHDEDDHA, from the coding sequence ATGACCCGCTCAAATACTCCAGGCGCCGCAACCGGCGCCGGGAATAGCAACAAAGATTATAGCGTAAGCGCTGACCCCTCCGACGCGTTGGGCGTCGATTCGCTCGATGACGATCTCGGCGGCGATTCGCTCCGCGCCGCAGCCTTGTCCGGCCTCGTGCCGACGGTCGCGAACCGCGTGGCGGACGAGACGCCGCGCAGCGTCGCCGTGCCCGACGAACTGGCCGGCGAGCGCCTCGACAAGGTGCTCGCGCGGGTGTTTCCCGAGTTCTCGCGCAACCGTCTGCAGAGCTGGATCGAGGCGGAGCGCGTGCGGATCGACGGCAAGCCCGCGAAAATCCGCCAGCCGGTGCCGCTTGGCGCGACCATCGAACTCGTGCCCGATCTGTTGCCCGAGCAGCTCGCGTTCACGCCGGAGCCGGTGCCGCTCGAGATCGTTTATGAAGACGACACGCTGGTGGTGATCAACAAGCCGGCCGGCATGGTCGTGCATCCGGCGGCTGGCAACTGGAGTGGCACGCTGCTCAACGGTCTGCTGTACCGCTATGGCGACGCCGCGGCGGGCCTGCCGCGCGCGGGCATCGTGCACCGGCTCGACAAGGAAACCTCCGGCCTGATGGTGGTGGCGCGCACGCTCGAGGCGCAGACCGACCTCGTGCGCCAGTTGCAGGCGCGCACGGTGAAGCGCCGTTATCTTGCCCTGGTGTGGGGCAACATGCCCGAGGAGGGCACCATCGACGCACCGATCGGCCGCGATCCGCGCGAACGCACGCGCATGGCGGTGGTGACGAGTGCGTCGGGCAAGCCCGCGCGCACGCATTTCCGGCGGGTCGATTCGGCGATCTGGGAGCGGCAGCCGGTGACCGCGATTCATTGCGATCTCGAAACCGGCCGCACGCATCAGATTCGCGTGCATTGCGCACATATCGGCCATCCGCTGCTCGGCGATCCCGTGTATGGGCGCGCGCGCGGCAAGCGCTCGGTCACGCCGCTGCCCGGCGGCTTCGCGCGCCAGGCGCTGCATGCATGGCGTCTCGGCCTGATTCATCCGCAAACCGGCCGCACGATGCAATGGCGTGCCGACGTGCCGGAAGACATGCAGGCGCTGTCGGCGGCGCTCGGCCTCGGCCGCGACGATGCGGGCGAGTTCGACGAGACGTACTATGAGGAAGACGACTACGACGCCATGCTCGACGCGCACGCCGACGACAGCGCGCTCGACCACGACGACGCCGATCAACATGACGAGGACGATCACGCATGA